The Argentina anserina chromosome 3, drPotAnse1.1, whole genome shotgun sequence genome includes a region encoding these proteins:
- the LOC126785933 gene encoding 6-phosphofructo-2-kinase/fructose-2,6-bisphosphatase: MGTGASSQGDGGEEPEEEEEYLDQGGGGQLYVSLKMENNYKLKKGELLPHVFGSVPLVGSWDSSKALSMERESTSMWELSFVVPPNHETLDFKFLLKCKYNSNALCVVEEGPNRQLIGGALQGDARQAVFRISGDEVLEYQVFIKADRVSPFDLAASWRAYQENLRPSAVRGIPDVSIGSVPEIGNENGSSVSLELDLEHYVVPAPPSSGPVYAANNAETPRSLSLTGVFTKSDGSTHASYTYKDSGIPIDRSSKKEMEVVIPDSSKMYSSSGMIDSKSVGTFSPFQKQDSQRGLFVDRGVGSPKLVKSSSSNAFSTEVRKESPEAKNSMPEAAGAVAAAAVADQMLGPKEDVHLAIVLVGLPARGKTFTAAKLTRYLRWLGHDTKHFNVGKYRRLKHGTNQIADFFRADNPEGMEARNEVAALAFDDMVSWMQEGGQVGIFDATNSTKKRRNMLMKLAEGKCKIIFLETICNDERIIERNIRLKIQQSPDYAEEPDFEAGCKDFKDRLSYYEKVYDPVEEGSYIKMIDMVSGHGGQIQVNNISGYLPGRIVFFLVNTHLTPRPILLTRHGESMDNLRGRIGGDHALSDAGELYAKKLGNFVEKRLKSERAASIWTSTLERTILTAGPISGFPKIQWRALDEIYVGVCDGMTYDEIKKNMPEEYEAREKDKLRYRYPRGESYLDVIQRLEPVIIELERQRAPVVVISHQAVLRALYAYFADRPLKEIPHIEMPLHTIIEIQMGVTGVQEKRYKLMD, translated from the exons ATGGGGACCGGCGCTTCCTCCCAAGGCGACGGAGGCGAAGAGCccgaggaggaggaagagtaCCTCGACCAAGGCGGCGGCGGCCAGCTCTACGTCTCGTTGAAGATGGAGAACAATTACAAGCTCAAGAAAGGCGAGCTCCTTCCTCACGTCTTCGGCTCCGTCCCCCTCGTCGGCTCCTGGGACTCCTCCAAAGCC CTTTCTATGGAACGTGAATCCACCTCAATGTGGGAGCTCAGCTTCGTCGTTCCTCCCAATCACG AGACGCTGGATTTCAAGTTCCTGTTGAAGTGCAAGTACAACAGCAATGCGCTGTGTGTGGTCGAGGAGGGTCCAAATCGCCAGCTCATAGGTGGAGCCTTGCAAGGGGATGCTAGGCAGGCTGTGTTTAGAATCAGTGGTGATGAGGTGCTTGAGTATCAGGTGTTTATTAAGGCCGATAGAGTGTCGCCTTTTGATCTCGCTGCTAGTTGGAGGGCTTATCAGGAGAATCTCCGGCCTTCTGCGGTCCGGGGCATTCCTGATGTCAGTATAGGCTCAGTGCCTGAGATTGGTAATGAG AATGGCTCTTCGGTGAGTTTGGAGCTTGATCTCGAACATTATGTTGTTCCAGCTCCTCCGTCTTCAGGTCCGGTTTATGCTGCTAATAATGCAGAGACTCCAAGGTCATTATCTCTTACTGGGGTTTTTACTAAATCCGATGGCTCTACCCACGCCTCATATACCTACAAGGATAGTGGTATTCCAATCGATCGATCAAGCAAAAAG GAGATGGAGGTTGTTATTCCAGATTCATCAAAGATGTATTCTTCCTCTGGGATGATTGATTCAAAGTCTGTGGGAACATTTTCACCTTTTCAAAAGCAAGACAGTCAAAGGGGTCTCTTTGTGGATAGAGGTGTTGGGTCTCCTAAGCTTGTTAAATCATCCAGCTCCAATGCTTTCTCTACTGAGGTCAGGAAGGAGAGCCCAGAAGCAAAG AACTCAATGCCAGAAGCTGCTGGAGCTGTTGCAGCTGCAGCCGTAGCTGATCAAATGCTTGGACCAAAGGAAGATGTGCATCTGGCAATTGTCCTG GTTGGTTTGCCAGCTCGTGGAAAAACATTTACGGCAGCTAAACTTACAAGGTATCTTCGATGGTTGGGTCATGATACCAAACACTTCAATGTCGGAAAG TATCGTCGTCTTAAGCATGGGACTAATCAG ATAGCTGACTTTTTCCGAGCTGACAACCCGGAAGGCATGGAAGCGCGTAACGAG GTAGCAGCCTTGGCATTTGATGACATGGTTTCTTGGATGCAAGAAGGTGGCCAG GTAGGAATATTTGATGCCACAAACAGTACTAAAAAACGGAGGAATATGCTTATGAAACTGGCTGAAGGAAAATGCAAG ATTATCTTTCTGGAAACAATATGCAACGATGAACGAATTATAGAAAGAAATATACGTCTTAAAATACAACAAAGTCCTGACTATGCAGAAGA GCCAGACTTTGAGGCTGGCTGCAAGGACTTCAAAGATCGACTTTCTTATTACGAAAAA GTTTATGATCCAGTGGAAGAAGGGTCATATATCAAGATGATTGACATGGTCAGTGGACATGGGGGTCAAATACAA GTGAACAATATCAGTGGGTATCTTCCTGGACGAATTGTTTTTTTCCTG GTGAATACACATCTTACACCCCGGCCAATCTTACTTACAAGGCACGGTGAGAGCATGGATAATCTCAGAGGAAGAATAGGTGGAGACCATGCTTTGAG TGATGCTGGAGAACTTTATGCCAAGAAACTTGGTAACTTTGTTGAGAAGCGACTGAAATCAGAGCGAGCTGCTTCG ATTTGGACTAGCACACTGGAACGAACAATTCTAACAGCAGGTCCGATCTCGGGATTTCCCAAG ATACAATGGCGTGCACTGGATGAGATTTATGTTGGAGTGTGTGATGGAATGACTTATGATGAGATAAAGAAAAACATGCCAGAGGAATACGA GGCGCGTGAAAAAGATAAGCTGAGGTATCGTTATCCTCGTGGAGAATCTTATTTAGATGTTATCCAAAG GCTGGAGCCTGTAATTATTGAACTTGAACGACAACGTGCACCTGTTGTGGTGATATCTCACCAA GCTGTCTTGAGAGCATTATATGCTTACTTTGCTGATAGGCCACTGAAAGAAATTCCACATATTGAG ATGCCGCTTCATACTATTATAGAGATTCAAATGGGAGTTACAGGAGTCCAAGAGAAAAGATACAAGCTCATGGATTGA
- the LOC126787476 gene encoding LOW QUALITY PROTEIN: pentatricopeptide repeat-containing protein At3g22470, mitochondrial-like (The sequence of the model RefSeq protein was modified relative to this genomic sequence to represent the inferred CDS: inserted 4 bases in 3 codons), with protein sequence MRRGIRGFHGEPSNPARSTRGFMVSYSTIIDSLCKDSLVVDALNLFSEMVSRGIDPNLVTYNSLIRGVCNVGQWEEATRLLNEMARINIFPNVVTFNILVDELCKDGMVVKAKTVVEIMIKKXTEPNVITYNSLMDGYCLRGEMDEARKVFDLMLRNACMVNVQSCNVLINGYCKHKKIDQAKDVLQEMVRLELVPDTVTYSTLIDGFNKAGRMQEAEKLLSEMLSCGQLPNLHTYAILIDGLCRNNQLSAALELLRKMEDNKLELNIVIYNIIIEGLCKAGKLESATDIFTSLSSKGVQPDVRTCTVMIDGLCNGGLLVEAEELFREMGTKGCSPDNCTYNILIRGFINNNEISRAVELIQEMTEXGFSGDASTLELVINLLSKDXDPALLSFFGRSMKKMN encoded by the exons ATGAGAAGAGGAATTAGAGGGTTTCATGGAGAACCCTCAAACCCAGCAAGATCTACTAGAGGTTTCATGGTTTCTTATAGCACGATCATTGACAGCCTCTGCAAGGACTCACTAGTTGTTGATGCACTGAACCTCTTCTCAGAAATGGTTAGCAGAGGCATTGATCCAAACCTTGTTACTTACAACTCTTTGATTCGAGGAGTTTGCAACGTAGGTCAGTGGGAAGAAGCTACGAGGCTGTTGAATGAAATGGCGAGGATAAATATCTTTCCAAATGTAGTCACCTTCAATATCTTGGTGGATGAACTTTGTAAGGACGGGATGGTGGTGAAAGCCAAAACTGTGGTTGAAATAATGATAAAAA GTACTGAGCCTAATGTGATTACCTACAATTCACTAATGGATGGTTATTGTCTGCGGGGCGAAATGGATGAAGCAAGAAAAGTCTTTGATCTGATGCTCAGAAATGCTTGCATGGTTAATGTTCAGAGTTGTAATGTATTGATAAATGGATACTGCAAACATAAAAAGATTGATCAGGCAAAGGATGTTCTTCAGGAAATGGTTCGTTTGGAACTTGTTCCGGATACCGTTACTTACAGTACTCTTATTGACGGTTTTAATAAAGCTGGGAGAATGCAAGAAGCAGAAAAGTTGCTCTCTGAGATGCTAAGTTGTGGGCAACTTCCGAATCTTCATACTTATGCCATCTTGATTGATGGCTTATGTAGAAACAATCAACTTTCagcggcattggaactgcttCGAAAGATGGAAGACAACAAGTTGGAACTGAATATTGTAATTTACAACATCATCATTGAAGGTTTGTGCAAAGCTGGAAAACTTGAATCCGCAACAGATATCTTTACTAGTTTGTCATCAAAAGGAGTTCAGCCTGATGTGAGGACATGTACTGTGATGATTGATGGACTCTGTAATGGAGGCCTATTGGTCGAAGCAGAAGAGTTGTTTAGAGAAATGGGAACGAAAGGCTGTTCTCCAGATAATTGTACCTATAACATCCTCATCCGTGGGTTTATCAATAACAACGAGATATCAAGGGCTGTGGAACTCATTCAGGAAATGACAG ATGGGTTCTCCGGAGATGCATCAACCCTGGAATTGGTAATCAATTTGTTGTCTAAAGA AGACCCAGCTTTGTTGTCATTTTTTGGAAGGtccatgaagaagatgaattgA
- the LOC126788648 gene encoding RING-H2 finger protein ATL17, whose translation MMFSFNPTDTPNQNTTTTAATNPLKHLFDTIFSYNGNVMLAALVSLLLVILFVLLLHVYAKWFLAQANNRRRGSMAVSRRVLGPNRFQHFHTFTFDPITNDLTTNTPKGLDTSTIATIPLFVYNSQEEHFHQQIECVICLAPFEDDEVGRSLPKCGHCFHVECIDMWLHSHTSCPICRAPVVSLSQSDQPKPEWSGQESSPEAVVIEVSDSGYVENHHHHHHDVVEETSTNSVADESSSSPLMVGCSLKRMLSRNRQEIKVFPSTNGNDASV comes from the coding sequence ATGATGTTCAGCTTCAACCCCACAGACACCCCAAACCAGAACACCACCACTACCGCCGCCACCAACCCCCTTAAGCACCTCTTCGACACCATCTTCTCCTACAACGGCAATGTCATGCTCGCTGCCTTGGTCTCCCTCCTCCTCGTCATTCTCTtcgtcctcctcctccacgtCTACGCCAAATGGTTCTTAGCTCAAGCCAACAACCGCCGCCGCGGCTCCATGGCCGTCTCCCGCCGCGTCCTCGGCCCCAACCGCTTCCAGCATTTCCACACCTTCACCTTCGACCCCATCACCAACGACCTCACCACCAATACTCCCAAGGGTCTTGACACCTCCACGATCGCCACCATTCCTCTGTTTGTGTACAATTCTCAAGAGGAGCATTTCCACCAGCAAATCGAGTGTGTCATTTGCCTTGCCCCATTTGAGGACGACGAAGTTGGCCGGAGCTTGCCCAAATGCGGCCACTGCTTTCACGTCGAGTGCATCGACATGTGGCTGCACTCGCACACCAGCTGTCCGATTTGCCGGGCTCCGGTAGTCTCACTGTCACAGTCTGATCAGCCCAAACCCGAGTGGTCGGGTCAGGAGTCTTCACCGGAAGCAGTAGTTATTGAAGTTTCCGATTCTGGGTATGTTgagaatcatcatcatcatcatcacgaCGTTGTTGAAGAAACTAGTACTAATTCTGTAGCAGATGAATCTTCATCTTCACCATTGATGGTGGGTTGTTCGTTGAAGAGGATGCTTAGCAGAAATAGACAAGAAATCAAGGTGTTCCCATCTACAAATGGGAATGATGCGAGTGTTTGA